A genomic segment from Lignipirellula cremea encodes:
- a CDS encoding VOC family protein, with amino-acid sequence MSDFNSTHNRAVWFDIPVRDLERAATFYRAVLDITVEIEQAGELRFAVLEHHDGNGGCLVPASEDAPSTGGILLYLNADGRLRTAVEQATRCGGQILEPVHPIGPHGFRAIVLDSEGNRFALHSQTDG; translated from the coding sequence ATGTCCGATTTCAACAGCACCCATAATCGCGCCGTCTGGTTCGACATTCCCGTCCGCGATCTGGAAAGGGCGGCGACCTTCTACAGGGCCGTGCTTGATATCACGGTGGAGATCGAACAGGCCGGCGAACTCCGCTTCGCCGTCCTGGAACATCACGACGGAAACGGCGGCTGCCTGGTTCCCGCCAGCGAAGACGCTCCATCGACCGGCGGCATCCTGCTCTACCTCAACGCCGACGGACGCCTCAGGACGGCCGTGGAACAGGCCACCCGCTGCGGCGGACAGATCCTGGAGCCGGTGCACCCCATCGGCCCGCACGGATTCCGCGCGATCGTGCTCGACTCCGAAGGGAACCGCTTCGCCCTGCACTCCCAGACCGACGGCTAG
- a CDS encoding DUF417 family protein: MKILQLYQLAARMDRVGVTVTRVGLIIVLLWIGGLKAFPYEADGIVPFVANSPFMSFLLNDPGNYQAHKNPEGAVVPENRAWHQQNGTYTFAYGLGSVIVLYGLLLCTHPWLPQVATVGSFLVFIMSLVTLSFLVTTPECWVPAIGGDHHGFPYLSGAGRLVVKDAIMMGAALVTMADSAQCYLLRRESSLAASDAGARADSTAAVTA, translated from the coding sequence ATGAAGATTTTGCAACTTTACCAACTGGCCGCCCGGATGGACCGCGTCGGCGTCACCGTAACGCGTGTGGGCCTGATTATCGTGCTGCTCTGGATCGGCGGACTCAAAGCGTTCCCCTATGAAGCCGACGGCATCGTTCCCTTTGTCGCCAACAGCCCGTTCATGAGCTTTCTCTTGAACGACCCGGGCAACTACCAGGCCCACAAAAACCCCGAAGGCGCCGTTGTCCCTGAGAACCGCGCCTGGCATCAGCAGAACGGCACGTATACCTTTGCTTACGGCCTGGGCTCGGTGATCGTGCTGTACGGCCTGCTGCTGTGCACCCATCCGTGGCTGCCGCAGGTAGCGACGGTCGGCAGTTTTCTGGTGTTTATCATGTCGCTGGTGACGCTCTCCTTTCTGGTCACCACGCCCGAGTGCTGGGTGCCGGCGATCGGCGGCGACCACCATGGATTCCCGTACCTGAGCGGAGCCGGGCGGCTGGTCGTGAAAGACGCCATCATGATGGGCGCGGCGCTGGTCACGATGGCCGATTCCGCACAATGTTACCTGCTGCGAAGGGAGTCTTCCCTGGCTGCGTCGGACGCCGGCGCTCGCGCAGATTCTACGGCTGCCGTGACTGCCTGA
- a CDS encoding DUF2716 domain-containing protein, translating into MFSDHEELRKALEAVGLSTVEEFAIDHGPQLTIVQETSGKIERVFSLARRPSAWFLLGIDGLYCIGREDQLLSLCQSVLAWHARGSADSKTTILNTFGLAPCDVRQWREKGEQRRNQEFTAQGWSLLSNQEMDDAWEQFLQKFNFRLGTTPARWPGIVEPSASVTWDLRTVFPLEFAKPGYIEEAELSLRSSLTRAFQACIPPGERVLALDCNHPCYFFDPHCSARDLHSWPIELLPVGNYHIFATARFDIGVFGHPWEKSLCVFGEAFVKNFKDDYLTVALRRQSDEGFPGRPLAPPEGDSSRSIR; encoded by the coding sequence GTGTTTTCCGATCATGAGGAACTCCGCAAGGCACTTGAAGCTGTTGGACTATCGACTGTTGAGGAATTTGCGATCGATCATGGTCCGCAGCTGACGATCGTTCAGGAAACGAGCGGAAAGATCGAACGGGTATTCTCGCTTGCGCGGCGACCATCGGCCTGGTTCTTGCTGGGAATTGATGGCCTGTATTGTATTGGTCGCGAGGATCAGCTTCTATCACTATGCCAGTCGGTACTGGCCTGGCATGCCAGAGGATCTGCTGATAGCAAAACGACAATATTGAATACCTTTGGACTCGCTCCCTGTGACGTTCGTCAATGGCGTGAGAAGGGCGAACAGCGACGAAACCAGGAATTCACCGCCCAGGGCTGGAGCCTGCTGTCCAATCAAGAAATGGACGACGCCTGGGAGCAGTTCCTGCAAAAATTCAACTTCCGACTGGGCACAACTCCCGCAAGGTGGCCCGGCATTGTGGAGCCGTCCGCTTCGGTAACCTGGGATCTCAGGACTGTCTTTCCCTTGGAATTTGCAAAGCCAGGCTACATTGAAGAGGCTGAACTGTCTCTCAGAAGTTCGCTAACACGCGCATTTCAAGCCTGCATTCCACCCGGCGAGCGTGTGCTCGCCCTGGATTGCAATCATCCGTGCTATTTCTTTGACCCGCATTGCTCGGCGAGAGATCTTCACTCCTGGCCCATCGAGTTATTGCCGGTTGGCAATTACCATATTTTCGCGACGGCTCGTTTTGATATCGGTGTTTTTGGCCATCCGTGGGAGAAGTCGTTATGTGTCTTTGGCGAGGCGTTCGTCAAAAATTTCAAGGATGACTATCTGACGGTCGCTCTCAGAAGGCAGAGCGACGAAGGCTTTCCTGGCCGACCGTTGGCGCCGCCAGAAGGGGACTCGTCGCGGTCTATTCGGTGA
- a CDS encoding GDSL-type esterase/lipase family protein encodes MTKTYSPGNLGRWTLAVIVSLACAGALPAGRSATAAEPPAKPEGVTVANPTVGLPPFQFSEAQKSDGFFKSFEKFDQEDTGRTIAEDEILVLGSSSIVGWRSMEADLRPLKVIRRGFGGSRMKNVLLYKDFFRRYQAKRIVIYEGDNDLAGSSKLDPADFLLQCQEFVEYVRLKSPDTKFYFLSIKPSTARMKKWPVMSEGNRLLKAYAESDPNIEYLDVASRMLHPDGTIRQELIGKDGVHMTRAGYEVWTEVVRSQFTE; translated from the coding sequence ATGACAAAGACGTATTCCCCCGGCAATCTGGGGCGATGGACGCTTGCGGTAATCGTCTCTCTCGCATGTGCGGGCGCTCTGCCGGCCGGCAGGTCCGCGACGGCCGCCGAGCCGCCGGCGAAACCCGAAGGCGTCACGGTGGCGAATCCGACAGTAGGATTGCCTCCGTTCCAGTTCAGCGAAGCACAAAAGTCCGATGGGTTCTTCAAGTCATTTGAAAAATTTGACCAGGAGGATACCGGCAGAACGATCGCCGAAGACGAAATCCTGGTCCTCGGCAGCTCCAGCATTGTCGGCTGGCGCAGCATGGAGGCGGATCTCCGTCCCTTGAAGGTCATCCGTCGCGGTTTCGGCGGCTCGCGAATGAAGAACGTCCTGCTCTACAAAGACTTCTTTCGCCGGTACCAGGCGAAACGGATCGTGATCTATGAAGGCGACAACGACCTCGCAGGCTCCTCCAAACTGGATCCGGCGGACTTCCTGCTGCAGTGCCAGGAGTTTGTGGAGTACGTTCGGCTGAAGTCGCCCGACACGAAGTTCTATTTTCTTTCCATCAAGCCCTCGACAGCGAGGATGAAAAAATGGCCCGTCATGAGCGAAGGGAATCGCCTGCTCAAGGCCTATGCCGAGTCGGATCCGAATATTGAGTATCTGGATGTTGCTTCGCGCATGCTCCACCCGGACGGTACGATCCGCCAGGAGCTGATCGGCAAGGACGGCGTGCACATGACCCGCGCCGGCTACGAAGTTTGGACCGAGGTGGTCCGTTCGCAGTTCACCGAATAG
- a CDS encoding polymorphic toxin-type HINT domain-containing protein produces MSTFAGSWRLELGMLLGLTLISADSVFAAPRPVDDSTAKNLVREALTREIYGDADDRAELLDRASSMSPDYAPAMWHRGYLRSEGEWIKADDLPATASKNRRLSAYLKIREEYSQTAGDQWKLANWCNERGLKEQERAHLSQVLTLDPENADARARLGFVRIDGAWVASEDLRASAETQNRGQANLAHWREEMQELISGLRNRSEHKRTAALKKLEAIDQLTAVPALEQMLARESEDSAALAVNLIAQFAAQDATDALARLSVNSPWDRIRQQAAEKLSTRDEMSYVPSMLASLYTPTMSRMQVFKGRSGRMIYQHVFYREGQEQGQLAMLETTYRRASTGPEAASRAVNDMQNTVMQRERNRAGQNAMTAMMNQRVCDALQVAVGQQMAPQPEAWWNWWNQHNGIFVQGQKPVQTFVGQRQVAVAGPPPTPQDCLAAGTKVWTATGYKPIEEMAVGDLVLAQDSETGELALKPVIRTTIRPISRLVRVETSEGSIESSEGHPFWVSGEGWVKARDLRSGMELHGVSGPVRIINAVQTSEEQTYNMIVADFNTYFVGEAKVLSHDNTIREATLSLVPGMPKE; encoded by the coding sequence ATGTCGACCTTTGCTGGAAGCTGGCGCCTTGAACTAGGGATGCTGCTTGGGCTTACTCTAATTTCTGCGGACAGCGTCTTCGCGGCGCCACGACCGGTCGACGATTCGACCGCCAAAAATCTGGTCCGCGAAGCCCTTACCCGCGAAATCTACGGCGACGCCGACGATCGCGCCGAGTTGCTGGACCGCGCTTCGAGCATGTCGCCCGATTACGCGCCCGCCATGTGGCATCGGGGCTATCTTCGCTCCGAAGGCGAATGGATCAAAGCAGACGACCTGCCGGCGACCGCCAGCAAAAACCGCCGTCTGTCGGCCTATTTGAAAATCCGCGAAGAATACAGCCAGACCGCCGGCGACCAGTGGAAACTGGCCAACTGGTGCAATGAACGCGGATTGAAAGAGCAGGAACGCGCCCACCTCAGCCAGGTGCTGACGCTGGATCCGGAAAACGCCGACGCCCGCGCCCGACTGGGCTTTGTCCGGATCGATGGCGCCTGGGTCGCCAGCGAAGACCTTCGCGCTAGCGCGGAAACGCAGAACCGCGGCCAGGCGAACCTCGCCCATTGGCGTGAGGAAATGCAGGAGCTGATCTCCGGTCTGCGCAATCGCAGCGAGCACAAACGGACCGCCGCCTTGAAAAAGCTTGAGGCGATCGACCAGTTAACCGCCGTCCCGGCTCTCGAACAGATGCTGGCGCGTGAAAGCGAAGACTCCGCCGCCCTGGCCGTCAACCTGATCGCCCAGTTCGCGGCCCAGGACGCCACCGACGCTCTGGCCCGCTTGTCGGTCAACTCCCCCTGGGATCGCATCCGTCAGCAGGCCGCCGAGAAACTGTCGACCCGCGACGAAATGAGCTATGTGCCGTCGATGCTCGCCTCGCTGTACACGCCGACCATGAGTCGCATGCAGGTATTCAAAGGCCGCAGCGGCCGCATGATCTATCAACACGTGTTCTACCGCGAAGGGCAAGAACAAGGCCAGCTGGCCATGCTGGAAACGACCTACCGTCGCGCCAGCACCGGCCCCGAAGCCGCCTCCCGCGCCGTGAACGACATGCAAAACACGGTCATGCAGCGGGAACGCAACCGCGCTGGCCAGAACGCCATGACCGCCATGATGAACCAGCGCGTCTGCGACGCCCTGCAGGTTGCTGTCGGCCAGCAGATGGCGCCCCAGCCTGAAGCCTGGTGGAACTGGTGGAACCAGCACAACGGTATTTTTGTGCAGGGCCAGAAGCCCGTTCAAACCTTCGTTGGCCAGCGTCAAGTGGCCGTCGCAGGCCCGCCGCCGACGCCCCAGGATTGTCTGGCCGCCGGCACCAAAGTCTGGACCGCCACCGGCTACAAACCGATCGAAGAAATGGCGGTCGGCGATCTGGTTCTGGCCCAGGACTCCGAAACGGGCGAACTGGCTTTGAAGCCCGTCATTCGCACCACCATCCGTCCCATCAGCCGACTGGTTCGCGTGGAAACGTCGGAAGGCTCGATTGAATCCAGCGAAGGCCATCCCTTCTGGGTCTCTGGCGAAGGCTGGGTCAAAGCCCGCGACCTGCGTTCCGGCATGGAACTGCACGGCGTTTCCGGTCCCGTGCGGATCATCAACGCGGTGCAAACCAGCGAAGAGCAGACCTACAACATGATCGTCGCTGACTTCAACACGTACTTCGTCGGCGAGGCCAAAGTGCTAAGCCACGATAACACCATTCGGGAAGCGACCCTGTCGCTGGTTCCCGGCATGCCGAAAGAGTAA
- a CDS encoding response regulator transcription factor: protein MHFAGDQGAAAPTVVVVDSDPEIRGGFVDCLRNQGIAAQTHSTPGEALANCTPHMHGCLLTEWRLPGMSGLDLQQSMAEHGCSLPFIVISREAKPATVVRAMQHGALDFFQKPCCHMQLLDSVDKAIKQDAQERRLRAMQEQVRQRLRLLTPREREVLFLVVEGRLTKQISRRLGISHKTVEVHRSNITRKMQADSVSQLLLMLTRCSIPEFVVELNETGDFVFA from the coding sequence ATGCATTTCGCCGGAGACCAGGGAGCTGCCGCACCGACGGTGGTCGTCGTTGATTCCGACCCAGAGATCCGTGGCGGTTTCGTCGACTGCTTGCGCAACCAGGGGATTGCCGCCCAAACCCACTCGACGCCTGGTGAAGCGTTAGCCAACTGCACGCCGCACATGCACGGCTGCCTGCTCACGGAATGGCGATTGCCGGGCATGAGCGGACTGGACCTGCAGCAAAGTATGGCCGAACATGGCTGCTCCCTGCCATTTATTGTCATCTCGCGCGAAGCCAAGCCCGCCACCGTCGTGCGGGCCATGCAACACGGCGCCCTGGATTTTTTCCAGAAACCGTGCTGTCACATGCAGTTACTGGACAGCGTCGACAAAGCCATCAAACAGGACGCCCAGGAACGGCGCCTGCGAGCCATGCAGGAACAGGTTCGCCAGCGTCTGCGATTATTGACGCCGCGCGAACGCGAAGTGCTCTTTCTGGTGGTGGAAGGCCGGCTGACCAAGCAGATCTCCCGGCGGCTTGGCATTTCGCACAAAACGGTGGAAGTGCACCGCAGCAACATCACCCGAAAAATGCAGGCTGACTCTGTTTCGCAGCTGCTGTTGATGCTGACCCGCTGCTCGATTCCCGAGTTTGTCGTGGAGCTGAATGAAACGGGCGACTTCGTCTTTGCCTGA
- a CDS encoding C45 family autoproteolytic acyltransferase/hydolase yields MSVLNSVQSEQVVPQINAIAHGESYALGYELGETLRQRIHHCFDILSSLEFFRLQQPWWMPYTAFLWSAESRAQSLLQAHVERSFPQMFERINGMAAGSGVRVGTLYLYLALEAVMASIDSATRVDQIPEPFAACTALAARGERSAFGSPFVVHNFDNVAQSREFFVVREICRPQQYRSLEFTGAPLGGVIDGVNEAGLCIAYDYAMTVDGEQSGPPVSLAIDDALGACSTVAAAAQRIQSHPRCGGAILMLADASGDIASLELSSTRSFLRRPSSGEDVLHHSNAFQASTMKKVQVSPHACYAETTPFGLRGQRVLQSPERRDERLHGLLSQLGRLGAEEVGQLISDHGPDGQPSSDTVCMHGDHWSTIASLQLFPVERKMRIGYGPACQAEFRELSL; encoded by the coding sequence ATGTCCGTTCTAAACTCGGTGCAAAGCGAACAAGTCGTGCCGCAGATCAACGCCATCGCTCACGGCGAATCTTACGCTCTGGGTTATGAGCTTGGCGAAACATTACGACAGCGGATTCATCACTGCTTTGATATATTGTCTTCGCTGGAATTCTTTCGCCTGCAGCAGCCCTGGTGGATGCCGTATACGGCGTTCCTCTGGTCGGCGGAATCCCGGGCGCAGTCGCTCCTGCAGGCTCACGTTGAACGCAGCTTTCCGCAAATGTTTGAACGTATCAACGGCATGGCGGCCGGAAGCGGGGTGCGGGTCGGTACGTTATATTTGTACCTGGCGCTGGAAGCGGTAATGGCGTCGATCGACTCGGCGACCCGTGTCGATCAAATTCCTGAACCGTTTGCAGCCTGCACTGCCTTGGCCGCGCGGGGCGAACGCTCGGCCTTTGGATCGCCGTTTGTTGTCCACAACTTTGACAACGTGGCCCAGTCACGTGAATTCTTTGTGGTCCGCGAGATATGCCGCCCGCAGCAATACCGGTCGTTGGAATTTACCGGCGCGCCGCTGGGCGGAGTCATCGATGGCGTCAACGAAGCGGGCCTCTGCATTGCTTACGACTATGCGATGACGGTCGACGGCGAGCAGTCCGGCCCGCCGGTCTCCCTGGCGATCGATGACGCGCTCGGCGCATGTTCAACGGTCGCGGCAGCGGCCCAGCGCATTCAGTCTCACCCGCGTTGCGGCGGCGCCATCCTGATGCTTGCCGACGCCTCAGGGGACATCGCTTCGCTGGAACTTTCGTCAACCAGGTCCTTTTTGCGGCGACCGTCCTCCGGCGAAGATGTCCTCCACCATAGTAACGCCTTCCAGGCCAGCACCATGAAAAAAGTTCAGGTGTCGCCGCATGCTTGCTACGCCGAAACCACGCCCTTCGGATTGCGGGGGCAACGCGTGCTGCAGTCGCCCGAGCGCCGCGATGAACGGCTTCACGGTTTGCTCTCGCAGTTAGGCCGCCTGGGAGCCGAAGAAGTCGGGCAATTGATTTCCGATCACGGACCCGATGGCCAGCCCAGCAGTGACACCGTTTGTATGCACGGCGACCATTGGTCGACGATCGCCAGCCTGCAGCTCTTTCCCGTCGAGCGAAAAATGCGCATCGGCTACGGGCCCGCCTGCCAGGCGGAGTTCCGCGAGCTCTCTTTGTGA